Genomic segment of Verrucomicrobiota bacterium:
ATCAGCAATTGTTTTGTCAAGAGCGAGTATTATTTGTTTGGCAGATAATCGCGCCAGAGCCAACGGAGGGAGTCGGGAAAGATAGCGCCTCCATGGTTTCCATTGTGTTGTCCTTGGCCGTAAATAAATTTTACGTCATAAGCGCGATATTGGAGTGCGGCGAACAATTGCTTGTTACTTAAAGGCCAATTTCCATGTTCATTGTCTAAGTCGTTACTCCCGTCCTGCATAAAAATTCTTATCGGTTTTACCTCCTCACTCTTACGTATTAACGCCGGGTAATGGTGGCCGCCCCGGATATTGGTAAAACTTCCAATGTGGCTCATGACTTTGCGAAATTGATCCGGGCGTTCCCATGCCACAGTCCATGCGCAAATGCCGCCGCTACTTATCCCGCAAATTGCGTGGCCTTCCGGATCGTAGGTAATGTTATAGGAGTTGCGAAGTTCCGGAAGAATTTCTGTCAGTAGAAAGCTAACATAATCAGCGCTTAGAGTATCGTACTCGAAGCTTCGATTGGCCGGTCTCGGTCTCCAGCCGG
This window contains:
- a CDS encoding alpha/beta hydrolase-fold protein, translated to MDLKYPYGRDSMQQLGVPKGNVTESVWKQSKVFPGTIRRYYIYVPAQYDPRVPAALMVFQDGHTYIQENGDFRAPVVFDNLIHKGDMPVTIGVFIDPGHLTAELPPEPGWRPRPANRSFEYDTLSADYVSFLLTEILPELRNSYNITYDPEGHAICGISSGGICAWTVAWERPDQFRKVMSHIGSFTNIRGGHHYPALIRKSEEVKPIRIFMQDGSNDLDNEHGNWPLSNKQLFAALQYRAYDVKFIYGQGQHNGNHGGAIFPDSLRWLWRDYLPNK